The following proteins are co-located in the Kineococcus endophyticus genome:
- a CDS encoding APC family permease codes for MSTATSAPADTPLKRAITGKLLFLFILGDVLGAGIYALVGELAGEVGGAIWVPLAVALVMAMLTASSYAELVTKYPKAGGAAVFAQRAFRRPLVSFLVGFSMLAAGVTSVAGLALAFSGDYLGALLDVPALPAALVFLVLVALLNARGIKDSLRANVVMTVVEVGGLLLVVALAAVVLGRGDGSPGRVLEFSPDHSPVAGILAAAVLAFYSFVGFETSANVAEEAVEPSRTYPRALFGGLAVAGVVYVLVGLAVSTAVAPAQIAGSDGPLLEVVRVADVGLPSWLYSLVALIAVANGALLTAIMCSRLTYGMAAEGLLPPVLARVLPGRRTPWVAIVVTTLVSMALVLSGDLATLAATVVLLLLIVFISTNVAVLVLRKDRVEHRHFRAPTVLPVLGVLASVALLTQQEAGVWLRAAVLLAIGVVLHALTRRISGGASRGPRGTQQRVDLTRSASEGARRP; via the coding sequence GTGAGCACTGCGACGTCGGCGCCGGCCGACACGCCCCTGAAGAGGGCGATCACCGGCAAGCTGCTGTTCCTGTTCATCCTCGGCGACGTCCTCGGCGCGGGCATCTACGCCCTCGTCGGGGAACTCGCCGGGGAAGTGGGCGGGGCGATCTGGGTGCCGCTGGCCGTCGCCCTCGTCATGGCGATGCTGACGGCGTCCTCCTACGCCGAACTCGTCACGAAGTACCCGAAGGCCGGCGGCGCCGCGGTGTTCGCGCAGCGCGCGTTCCGCCGCCCGCTCGTCTCGTTCCTCGTCGGGTTCTCCATGCTGGCGGCCGGCGTGACGAGCGTCGCGGGCCTGGCGCTGGCGTTCTCCGGCGACTACCTCGGCGCCCTGCTGGACGTGCCGGCCCTGCCCGCCGCGCTGGTGTTCCTCGTCCTCGTCGCCCTGCTCAACGCCCGGGGCATCAAGGACTCCCTGCGGGCCAACGTCGTCATGACCGTCGTCGAGGTCGGCGGGCTGCTGCTCGTCGTCGCCCTCGCCGCCGTCGTCCTGGGCCGCGGCGACGGCTCCCCCGGCCGCGTCCTGGAGTTCTCCCCCGACCACTCCCCCGTCGCGGGCATCCTCGCCGCGGCCGTCCTGGCCTTCTACTCCTTCGTCGGGTTCGAGACGTCGGCCAACGTGGCCGAGGAGGCCGTGGAGCCGAGCCGCACGTACCCGCGGGCGCTGTTCGGCGGGCTCGCCGTGGCCGGGGTCGTCTACGTCCTCGTCGGCCTCGCCGTGTCCACCGCCGTCGCCCCGGCGCAGATCGCCGGTTCCGACGGGCCGCTGCTGGAGGTCGTGCGCGTGGCCGACGTGGGGCTGCCGAGCTGGCTGTACTCCCTCGTCGCCCTCATCGCCGTCGCCAACGGCGCGCTGCTGACGGCGATCATGTGCAGCCGCCTCACCTACGGCATGGCGGCGGAGGGACTGCTGCCGCCCGTGCTGGCGCGCGTGCTGCCCGGCCGGCGCACCCCGTGGGTGGCGATCGTCGTCACGACGCTCGTCTCGATGGCGCTCGTGCTCAGCGGCGACCTCGCCACCCTCGCCGCCACCGTCGTGCTGCTGCTGCTCATCGTCTTCATCAGCACCAACGTCGCCGTGCTGGTGCTGCGCAAGGACCGGGTGGAGCACCGGCACTTCCGCGCCCCGACGGTCCTGCCCGTGCTCGGCGTGCTCGCCTCCGTGGCGCTGCTGACCCAGCAGGAGGCCGGCGTGTGGTTGCGCGCGGCCGTCCTGCTCGCGATCGGGGTCGTGCTCCACGCGCTCACGCGCAGGATCAGCGGTGGGGCGTCGCGGGGTCCCCGGGGGACGCAGCAGCGAGTCGACCTGACCCGCTCAGCGTCAGAGGGTGCTCGGCGGCCGTGA
- a CDS encoding TIGR03089 family protein, with product MLPLLRRLLDDDPTAPRLTWYAADHATSGERIELSARVLATWVAKTANLLEEEFEVGPGSVVALDLPTHWRTPVFQLAAWSAGAAVRHGADGPADVLVSSSPETLRRSTVQDRIAVSLAPLATSFGTDLPPGVLDYARVVTGYGDTHVALAEAAPDDPALETPPLTHGRLLPEAQTLGADWPAGVRLLTDAGPGDVVRGPLAAWARTGSVVLTPDLDALAERVVGSERTTALLRTRLAS from the coding sequence GTGCTCCCCCTGCTGCGCCGCCTGCTGGACGACGACCCGACCGCGCCGCGGCTGACCTGGTACGCCGCGGACCACGCCACCTCCGGGGAACGCATCGAGCTGTCGGCGCGGGTGCTGGCGACGTGGGTCGCCAAGACCGCGAACCTGCTGGAGGAGGAGTTCGAGGTGGGTCCGGGCTCCGTCGTGGCGCTCGACCTGCCCACCCACTGGCGGACGCCGGTGTTCCAGCTCGCGGCGTGGTCGGCCGGGGCCGCGGTGCGCCACGGCGCGGACGGTCCCGCGGACGTGCTCGTCTCGTCCTCGCCGGAGACGTTGCGGCGCAGCACGGTCCAGGACCGGATCGCCGTCTCCCTGGCCCCGCTCGCGACGAGCTTCGGCACCGACCTGCCGCCGGGCGTCCTGGACTACGCGCGCGTGGTCACCGGGTACGGCGACACGCACGTCGCGCTGGCGGAGGCGGCTCCGGACGACCCCGCCCTGGAGACGCCGCCGCTGACGCACGGGCGCCTCCTGCCCGAGGCGCAGACCCTCGGGGCGGACTGGCCCGCCGGGGTCCGGCTGCTGACGGACGCGGGCCCGGGCGACGTCGTCCGCGGGCCGCTCGCGGCGTGGGCGCGGACGGGATCCGTCGTCCTGACGCCGGACCTCGACGCGCTGGCCGAGCGCGTCGTGGGCTCCGAGCGCACGACGGCGCTCCTGCGCACCCGTCTCGCGTCCTAG
- a CDS encoding GNAT family N-acetyltransferase — translation MPRIVPATPADAPAVADVFLAARATMTYLPDLHTDDETRGFVADVVLPRQDVHLALDDDGAVLGFAAVDGAWLEHLYVTPSAWGRGVGTALLEHVLAGHDGALSLHVFQRNTGARRFYERHGFVLIATGDGSGNEEREPDATYRRPPSPPSP, via the coding sequence GTGCCCCGCATCGTCCCGGCGACCCCCGCCGACGCCCCGGCCGTCGCCGACGTCTTCCTCGCCGCCCGCGCGACCATGACGTACCTGCCCGACCTGCACACCGACGACGAGACCCGCGGGTTCGTCGCCGACGTGGTCCTCCCCCGGCAGGACGTGCACCTCGCGCTCGACGACGACGGCGCGGTGCTGGGGTTCGCCGCCGTGGACGGGGCCTGGCTGGAGCACCTCTACGTCACACCGAGCGCGTGGGGCCGCGGGGTCGGCACCGCCCTGCTCGAGCACGTGCTGGCCGGGCACGACGGCGCGCTGTCGTTGCACGTGTTCCAGCGCAACACCGGCGCCCGGCGGTTCTACGAGCGGCACGGGTTCGTGCTCATCGCGACCGGCGACGGGAGCGGGAACGAGGAGCGCGAGCCCGACGCGACCTACCGCCGCCCACCATCCCCGCCCTCACCCTGA
- the manA gene encoding mannose-6-phosphate isomerase, class I, producing MLRLTNTVQPYAWGSTTAIPRLLGREPDGRPQAEMWIGAHPGAPSLADGERLDERIAQAPAEFLGADGGDRLGFLLKVLAAGAPLSLQAHPDSATAARRYAQEEAAGVPADAPHRLYKDTSHKPELLYALEPFAAMAGFRSPADAHALLAGLELPALPPDAREVFDGLLGVLVGPDASAALKEATRLLLTAPAEAVAPLVEAVATACAGLDDPSAECVVELAGHYPGDAGVLVSVLLNQVRLAAGEVLYLPAGNVHAYLSGTGVELMASSDNVLRGGLTPKHVDVPELLDVLDFRELPPPLLPPLPSSDPDEQVFSPLPDFALTVVRLGTERRWERPVPRAVLVLEGMVTLSSAAGSLELGQGETAFVTAAEHPLTLSGSGRLAAASPGDPATPHR from the coding sequence GTGCTGAGACTGACCAACACCGTCCAGCCCTACGCCTGGGGCTCCACGACGGCCATCCCGCGGCTGCTGGGCCGCGAGCCCGACGGCCGCCCGCAGGCCGAGATGTGGATCGGCGCCCACCCGGGGGCGCCGTCGCTGGCCGACGGTGAGCGGCTCGACGAGCGCATCGCGCAGGCTCCGGCGGAGTTCCTCGGCGCGGACGGTGGGGACCGCCTCGGGTTCCTGCTCAAGGTCCTCGCCGCGGGCGCGCCGTTGTCGCTGCAGGCGCACCCCGACAGCGCGACGGCGGCCCGCCGCTACGCGCAGGAGGAGGCGGCCGGCGTGCCGGCGGACGCGCCGCACCGCCTCTACAAGGACACCTCGCACAAGCCCGAGCTGCTCTACGCGCTCGAGCCCTTCGCCGCCATGGCCGGGTTCCGCTCGCCCGCCGACGCGCACGCGCTGCTGGCCGGGCTCGAGCTGCCCGCGTTGCCGCCGGACGCGCGGGAGGTGTTCGACGGTCTGCTCGGGGTGCTCGTGGGGCCGGACGCCTCGGCCGCGCTCAAGGAGGCGACGCGGCTGCTGCTGACGGCGCCCGCCGAGGCCGTCGCCCCGCTCGTCGAGGCCGTCGCCACCGCGTGCGCCGGGCTCGACGACCCGTCCGCCGAGTGCGTCGTGGAGCTCGCCGGCCACTACCCGGGCGACGCCGGGGTGCTGGTCTCGGTGCTGCTGAACCAGGTCCGGCTGGCGGCGGGGGAGGTGCTGTACCTGCCCGCGGGCAACGTGCACGCCTACCTGTCCGGCACGGGCGTGGAGCTCATGGCCAGCTCCGACAACGTCCTGCGCGGGGGGCTGACGCCCAAGCACGTCGACGTCCCCGAACTGCTGGACGTGCTGGACTTCCGCGAGCTGCCGCCGCCGCTGCTGCCGCCCCTGCCGTCCTCCGACCCTGACGAGCAGGTGTTCTCGCCGCTGCCCGACTTCGCCCTCACGGTCGTGCGGCTCGGGACCGAGCGCCGCTGGGAGCGCCCGGTCCCGCGGGCCGTGCTCGTGCTGGAGGGGATGGTCACGCTGTCCTCGGCGGCCGGCTCCCTGGAGCTGGGTCAGGGGGAGACGGCGTTCGTCACGGCCGCCGAGCACCCTCTGACGCTGAGCGGGTCAGGTCGACTCGCTGCTGCGTCCCCCGGGGACCCCGCGACGCCCCACCGCTGA
- the galE gene encoding UDP-glucose 4-epimerase GalE: MSVLVTGGAGYIGSHVVRLLQQRGTDVVVVDDLSNGRTERVGDAPVVEVDLGTDAATPALARAFAEHDVDAVIHFAARKQVGESVAQPARYWSQNVGGMANLLQAMETAGVGKLVFSSSAATYGAPSTPVVREDGPAEPINPYGQTKLVGEWMTRAAGVAWGLRAANLRYFNVAGAGWDDLGDSAVMNLIPIVFSALDAGQAPAVFGDDYPTPDGTCIRDYVHVLDLAQAHLAALDHLATDDRPYDTFNVGTGTGASVLEVLAEVRAVTGVDVDPVVNARRAGDPPQLVADVSRITGTLGWSATKSLRDIVTSAWEAWRR, translated from the coding sequence ATGAGCGTTCTCGTGACGGGCGGTGCCGGCTACATCGGGTCCCACGTGGTGCGGCTGCTGCAGCAGCGCGGCACCGACGTCGTGGTGGTCGACGACCTGTCCAACGGCCGCACCGAGCGCGTCGGGGACGCACCCGTCGTGGAGGTCGACCTCGGCACCGACGCCGCGACCCCCGCCCTGGCGCGCGCGTTCGCCGAGCACGACGTCGACGCCGTCATCCACTTCGCCGCGCGCAAGCAGGTCGGCGAGTCCGTCGCCCAGCCCGCGCGGTACTGGTCGCAGAACGTCGGCGGCATGGCGAACCTGCTGCAGGCCATGGAGACCGCGGGCGTCGGCAAGCTCGTCTTCTCCTCCTCCGCCGCCACCTACGGCGCCCCCTCCACGCCGGTCGTGCGCGAGGACGGGCCGGCCGAGCCCATCAACCCCTACGGCCAGACCAAGCTCGTCGGCGAGTGGATGACCCGGGCCGCCGGGGTGGCCTGGGGCCTGCGCGCGGCGAACCTGCGCTACTTCAACGTCGCGGGCGCCGGCTGGGACGACCTGGGCGACTCGGCCGTCATGAACCTCATCCCCATCGTCTTCTCCGCCCTGGACGCCGGGCAGGCGCCCGCCGTCTTCGGCGACGACTACCCCACGCCCGACGGCACCTGCATCCGCGACTACGTCCACGTCCTGGACCTGGCGCAGGCGCACCTGGCGGCCCTGGACCACCTCGCCACCGACGACCGGCCGTACGACACCTTCAACGTCGGCACCGGCACGGGCGCCTCGGTGCTCGAGGTGCTGGCCGAGGTCCGCGCCGTCACCGGGGTGGACGTCGACCCCGTCGTCAACGCGCGCCGGGCGGGCGACCCGCCGCAGCTCGTCGCCGACGTCAGCCGCATCACCGGAACGCTCGGCTGGAGCGCGACGAAGAGCCTGCGCGACATCGTGACGAGCGCCTGGGAGGCGTGGCGCCGCTGA
- a CDS encoding AbrB family transcriptional regulator, whose protein sequence is MRAAHVLALVAATVVATLLLGRLGLPSPALFAGLAVGLVDALLARRAVRLPPRAGLAGQAVVGVTIGTLVQVSTLAALGEHWLPVLAVTVGTLALSLGTGWLLGRHRDVDAVTGAFALVAGGASGLVVIARQLGADERVVAVVQYVRVLLVVLSLPVVLNVVFDVRAVGPAGGGAAGNPWTGVALVVVCGLAGPWLGRRAHLPAATLLGPLLLTAAFSLSGVTGGAQVPELLQQVAYALIGLQIGLRFTRSSLAAVARVLPAAFVLIVVGVAGSAALGVALSRATGLPALDTYLATTPGGLYAVLAAAVGSGADATFVLSVQVLRLLVMLLAAPVLAKALSRNR, encoded by the coding sequence GTGCGGGCCGCCCACGTCCTCGCACTGGTCGCCGCCACCGTCGTCGCGACCCTGCTGCTCGGCCGTCTCGGTCTGCCCTCCCCCGCCCTGTTCGCCGGGCTGGCCGTCGGCCTCGTCGACGCGCTGCTCGCCCGGCGGGCGGTGCGGCTGCCGCCCCGCGCAGGGCTGGCCGGTCAGGCCGTCGTGGGCGTCACCATCGGCACCCTCGTGCAGGTCTCGACCCTCGCCGCCCTCGGGGAGCACTGGTTGCCGGTCCTCGCCGTGACTGTCGGCACGCTCGCGCTGAGCCTCGGCACGGGCTGGCTCCTGGGACGGCACCGCGACGTCGACGCCGTCACCGGGGCGTTCGCGCTCGTCGCCGGCGGGGCCAGCGGCCTCGTCGTCATCGCCCGCCAGCTCGGCGCCGACGAACGCGTCGTGGCCGTCGTGCAGTACGTCCGGGTGCTGCTCGTCGTGCTGTCGCTGCCCGTCGTGCTGAACGTCGTGTTCGACGTCCGCGCGGTCGGGCCCGCCGGGGGCGGCGCCGCGGGGAACCCCTGGACCGGGGTGGCGCTGGTGGTCGTCTGCGGTCTCGCGGGGCCCTGGCTCGGGCGGCGCGCCCACCTCCCGGCGGCGACCCTCCTCGGGCCCCTGCTGCTGACCGCCGCGTTCTCCCTCAGCGGCGTGACCGGCGGTGCGCAGGTGCCCGAGCTCCTGCAGCAGGTGGCCTACGCCCTCATCGGTCTGCAGATCGGGTTGCGCTTCACGCGGTCCAGCCTCGCCGCCGTCGCTCGCGTGCTGCCCGCCGCGTTCGTCCTCATCGTCGTCGGGGTCGCGGGCAGCGCTGCGCTCGGCGTCGCGCTCTCGCGGGCGACGGGACTGCCCGCGCTCGACACGTACCTGGCCACGACGCCGGGCGGGTTGTACGCGGTGCTGGCCGCGGCCGTGGGTTCGGGAGCGGACGCGACCTTCGTGCTCTCGGTGCAGGTGCTGCGGTTGCTCGTCATGCTGCTCGCCGCGCCGGTGCTGGCCAAGGCCCTGTCCCGCAACCGCTGA
- a CDS encoding SRPBCC family protein, producing the protein MIVVVTDVAAPAHVLHDLVLDVDVHAESLRGSGESATTSTGRRTLAEGDEVTFRARHLGVRWTMTSRVTTVARPHRIVDEQVRGPFRRMRHEHVFAPGPRGTRMSDRMEVALPGGALGALAVRLVAEPYLRRLLRERAEHLRAVAEGGSSTRRARPTSTT; encoded by the coding sequence GTGATCGTCGTCGTGACGGACGTGGCGGCCCCCGCGCACGTGCTGCACGACCTGGTCCTCGACGTGGACGTGCACGCGGAGTCGTTGCGCGGCAGCGGGGAGAGCGCCACGACGAGCACGGGACGGCGGACGCTGGCCGAGGGTGACGAGGTGACGTTCCGCGCCCGGCACCTCGGGGTGCGGTGGACGATGACGAGCCGCGTCACCACGGTCGCTCGCCCGCACCGGATCGTCGACGAGCAGGTCCGCGGCCCGTTCCGGCGGATGCGCCACGAGCACGTGTTCGCACCCGGCCCGCGCGGGACGCGGATGAGCGACCGGATGGAGGTCGCGCTGCCCGGTGGTGCGCTCGGCGCGCTCGCCGTCCGGCTCGTGGCCGAGCCGTACCTGCGCCGGCTGCTGCGGGAGCGCGCCGAGCACCTGCGGGCGGTCGCCGAGGGGGGATCGTCGACGCGACGGGCTCGACCTACGAGCACGACGTGA
- a CDS encoding class I SAM-dependent methyltransferase encodes MSHHGSSAEPARDRAAERARSFGAVADVYDRARPSYPDEALDWLLPVAPADRPLRVVDLGAGTGKLTRSLVARGLDVVAVEPTPGMRETFSRVLPDVEVLDGTGESIPLADGSVDAVLMAQAWHWVDPDTAAPEVARVLRPGGRLGLLWNVRDAGVEWIARLDRLLPGPGEEQLGSLAPRVGPPFGPVERYDVRWSDPVSVESLLDLTRSRSWVIALDDARREEVLADVRAQAEERLRRTGTLALEYVTRCSRATLPA; translated from the coding sequence GTGAGCCACCACGGGTCCTCCGCAGAACCCGCGCGGGACCGCGCCGCCGAGCGAGCGCGGTCCTTCGGCGCCGTCGCCGACGTCTACGACCGCGCGCGCCCGAGCTACCCCGACGAGGCGCTCGACTGGCTGCTGCCGGTGGCGCCGGCCGACCGCCCCCTGCGCGTGGTGGACCTGGGCGCCGGCACGGGGAAGCTGACCCGCTCGCTCGTGGCGCGCGGCCTCGACGTCGTGGCGGTCGAACCCACGCCGGGCATGCGCGAGACGTTCTCCCGCGTGCTGCCGGACGTCGAGGTGCTCGACGGCACGGGCGAGTCCATCCCGCTGGCGGACGGCTCCGTCGACGCCGTGCTCATGGCCCAGGCGTGGCACTGGGTCGACCCGGACACCGCGGCTCCCGAGGTCGCCCGCGTCCTGCGCCCCGGCGGCCGGCTCGGCCTGCTGTGGAACGTCCGCGACGCGGGCGTGGAGTGGATCGCCCGGCTGGACCGGCTGCTGCCCGGCCCCGGCGAGGAGCAGCTCGGCAGCCTCGCCCCCCGCGTCGGCCCGCCCTTCGGTCCCGTGGAGCGCTACGACGTCCGCTGGTCCGACCCCGTGAGCGTGGAGTCCCTGCTGGACCTGACGCGGTCGCGCAGCTGGGTCATCGCCCTGGACGACGCGCGGCGCGAGGAGGTGCTCGCCGACGTGCGGGCGCAGGCCGAGGAGCGGTTGCGCCGCACCGGGACGCTGGCGCTGGAGTACGTCACGCGGTGCTCGCGGGCGACGCTGCCCGCCTGA
- a CDS encoding flotillin family protein, with protein sequence MEFLTPAVILIAAAVVVVLLLAVAIVRRYRIAGPSEAFVVTGQKGRPVTNPETGKVSTDLSGQKVVMGGGIFVLPFVQQAYSLSLASRRISVQIRGAVSAKGIRLNLDGVAIIKVGGTEDSVRAAAQRFLHQQDEIESFTQEVLAGSLRSIVGTLTVDEIIRDRAAFASRVAEEAETSLTNQGLVLDTFQIQDVSDDVNYLRDLGRPEAAIAAQNAAIAEANSLQESQQAEARAQEKVSAAQRDLSLRQAEFKAETDTAQARAAAAGVLAKAARDQEVLLEQERVAERQAALTERQLDTEVRKPADARRYDAEQQAQARRNSEIYEAEAKKASDIANAEADARRVELSATAESNRIKLAAEADAQRVRLAGQAELDRRTALANATRLEGEAEGAAIRARGEAEAETMRLRAEAFEQYGEAAVAQMVVDVLPRVAHELAAPMSAISDLTVISTDGASQLSRQVGSNLSETLEVVKRTTGVDVTELLRNLTGQPGQPKATPQPAQGTVQPGTVVTPDAG encoded by the coding sequence GTGGAGTTCCTGACCCCTGCCGTCATCCTCATCGCGGCGGCCGTCGTCGTCGTGCTGCTGCTGGCCGTCGCGATCGTCCGCCGGTACCGCATCGCCGGGCCCAGCGAGGCGTTCGTCGTGACGGGCCAGAAGGGCAGACCCGTCACCAACCCCGAGACCGGCAAGGTCTCGACCGACCTGTCCGGCCAGAAGGTCGTCATGGGCGGCGGCATCTTCGTCCTGCCGTTCGTGCAGCAGGCGTACTCGCTGTCACTGGCCTCGCGCCGCATCTCCGTGCAGATCCGCGGGGCCGTCTCGGCCAAGGGCATCCGGCTGAACCTCGACGGCGTCGCCATCATCAAGGTCGGCGGCACCGAGGACTCCGTCCGCGCTGCGGCGCAGCGCTTCCTGCACCAGCAGGACGAGATCGAGTCGTTCACCCAGGAGGTCCTCGCCGGGTCGCTGCGCTCCATCGTGGGCACGCTGACCGTCGACGAGATCATCCGCGACCGCGCCGCGTTCGCCTCCCGCGTGGCGGAGGAGGCCGAGACGTCCCTGACGAACCAGGGCCTCGTCCTCGACACGTTCCAGATCCAGGACGTCTCCGACGACGTGAACTACCTGCGCGACCTCGGCCGGCCCGAGGCCGCCATCGCGGCGCAGAACGCGGCCATCGCCGAGGCGAACTCGCTGCAGGAGTCCCAGCAGGCCGAGGCCCGTGCGCAGGAGAAGGTCTCCGCCGCCCAGCGCGACCTGTCGCTGCGGCAGGCGGAGTTCAAGGCCGAGACGGACACCGCCCAGGCCCGCGCCGCCGCGGCCGGGGTGCTGGCCAAGGCCGCCCGCGACCAGGAGGTCCTGCTCGAGCAGGAACGCGTCGCCGAACGCCAGGCGGCCCTGACCGAACGCCAGCTCGACACCGAGGTCCGCAAGCCCGCCGACGCGCGCCGCTACGACGCCGAGCAGCAGGCCCAGGCCCGGCGGAACTCCGAGATCTACGAGGCCGAGGCGAAGAAGGCGTCCGACATCGCCAACGCCGAGGCCGACGCCCGGCGCGTGGAACTGTCGGCGACGGCGGAGTCGAACCGCATCAAGCTCGCCGCCGAGGCCGACGCCCAGCGCGTGCGCCTGGCCGGTCAGGCCGAACTCGACCGGCGCACGGCGCTCGCGAACGCGACCCGCCTGGAGGGTGAGGCGGAGGGTGCGGCCATCCGCGCCCGCGGTGAGGCCGAGGCGGAGACCATGCGGCTGCGCGCCGAGGCGTTCGAGCAGTACGGGGAGGCCGCCGTCGCGCAGATGGTCGTCGACGTCCTGCCCCGCGTCGCCCACGAACTCGCCGCGCCGATGTCCGCGATCTCCGACCTCACCGTCATCTCCACCGACGGCGCCTCCCAGCTGTCCCGGCAGGTCGGGTCGAACCTCAGCGAGACGCTCGAGGTGGTCAAGCGGACGACCGGTGTCGACGTCACCGAACTCCTGCGCAACCTCACCGGCCAGCCGGGGCAGCCGAAGGCCACCCCGCAGCCCGCGCAGGGCACCGTGCAGCCCGGGACGGTTGTGACGCCCGACGCGGGGTAG
- a CDS encoding glycosyltransferase family 2 protein, translating into MPVEDEVQPLSGPAPVATIVLPCYNEEAHVLLEVQRITKVMDDDGMPYELLAVDDCSTDDTLKVLRSVEHEYPNLRVVAFRRNGGSGTVRRIGTQMARGEIVVWTDADMSYENERIPELIRVLLEDDSYDQVVGARTTEEGSHKALRVPAKFVIRKVAEVLARQRIPDLNSGLRAFRKSVSLPYLRLLPAGFSCVTTITLSFLCNQHDIKYVPTSYAKRAGKSKFHFTKDAYRYILQVLRMIMYFEPLRVLMPVALFLFGLGFVKGITDMFRHAFYFPANTVLLLVSGLLIGAVALLADLVVRSRDSA; encoded by the coding sequence ATGCCTGTCGAAGATGAGGTCCAGCCCCTGAGCGGACCGGCGCCCGTCGCCACGATCGTGCTGCCCTGCTACAACGAGGAGGCGCACGTCCTGCTGGAGGTCCAGCGCATCACCAAGGTGATGGACGACGACGGCATGCCGTACGAGCTGCTGGCCGTCGACGACTGCTCCACCGACGACACGCTGAAGGTGCTGCGCTCGGTCGAGCACGAGTACCCGAACCTGCGCGTCGTCGCGTTCCGCCGCAACGGCGGTTCGGGCACGGTCCGCCGCATCGGCACCCAGATGGCCCGCGGCGAGATCGTCGTGTGGACCGACGCCGACATGTCCTACGAGAACGAGCGCATCCCCGAGCTCATCCGGGTCCTGCTCGAGGACGACTCCTACGACCAGGTCGTCGGCGCGCGCACGACGGAGGAGGGCTCGCACAAGGCCCTGCGGGTGCCCGCGAAGTTCGTCATCCGCAAGGTCGCCGAAGTGCTTGCGCGCCAGCGCATCCCCGACCTGAACTCCGGTCTGCGCGCCTTCCGCAAGTCCGTGTCATTGCCGTACCTGCGGCTGCTGCCCGCCGGGTTCTCGTGCGTCACGACGATCACGCTGTCGTTCCTGTGCAACCAGCACGACATCAAGTACGTGCCGACGAGCTACGCCAAGCGCGCGGGGAAGTCGAAGTTCCACTTCACCAAGGACGCCTACCGGTACATCCTCCAGGTGCTGCGGATGATCATGTACTTCGAGCCGCTGCGCGTGCTCATGCCGGTCGCGCTGTTCCTCTTCGGCCTCGGGTTCGTCAAGGGCATCACGGACATGTTCCGGCACGCCTTCTACTTCCCGGCCAACACCGTCCTGCTGCTCGTCTCCGGGCTGCTCATCGGCGCCGTCGCGCTGCTCGCCGACCTCGTCGTGCGCTCGCGGGACAGCGCGTGA